The Mycolicibacterium mageritense genome contains a region encoding:
- a CDS encoding CaiB/BaiF CoA transferase family protein — protein sequence MTDRGPLDGVRVVELGGIGPGPHAAMMLADLGADVVRVRRPGGLTMPAENVDLLHRGKRIVDLDVKAEPEKLLELAAKADVLLDCFRPGTCERLGIGPAECEAVNPRLVFARITGWGQDGPLASTAGHDINYLSQTGALSAIGYRDRPPVAPLNLVADFGGGSMLVVIGIVTALYERERSGKGQVIDAAMVDGVSMLSQMMWTMRATGSLRDERESFLLDGGAPYYRTYETSDGGYMAVGSIEPQFFAQLLTGLGLNADEIPGQFELARYDEMREILTERFATKTRDEWTKIFAGTDACVTPVLTWGEAAENEHLRARSTLIEVGGVDQAAPAPRFSRTPAGAPGTPPQGTTAIEDIGWV from the coding sequence ATGACTGACAGAGGCCCTTTGGATGGGGTGAGAGTTGTCGAACTCGGTGGCATCGGTCCCGGCCCGCACGCCGCGATGATGCTGGCCGATCTGGGGGCCGACGTGGTCCGGGTGCGCCGCCCGGGCGGGCTGACCATGCCCGCCGAGAACGTCGACCTGCTGCACCGCGGCAAGCGCATCGTGGATCTCGACGTCAAGGCAGAACCGGAGAAGCTGCTGGAGCTGGCCGCCAAAGCCGATGTGCTGCTGGACTGTTTCCGCCCGGGTACGTGTGAGCGTCTCGGCATCGGGCCGGCCGAGTGCGAGGCCGTCAATCCGCGGCTGGTCTTCGCGCGCATCACGGGCTGGGGTCAGGACGGCCCGCTCGCGAGCACCGCGGGCCACGACATCAACTACCTGTCGCAGACCGGCGCGCTCTCCGCGATCGGCTACCGCGACCGGCCGCCGGTGGCCCCGCTGAACCTGGTCGCCGATTTCGGTGGCGGCTCGATGCTCGTGGTCATCGGCATCGTCACGGCGCTGTACGAGCGGGAACGTTCCGGCAAGGGGCAGGTGATCGATGCCGCGATGGTCGACGGCGTCAGCATGCTGTCGCAGATGATGTGGACCATGCGGGCCACCGGGTCGCTGCGCGACGAACGCGAATCCTTCCTGCTCGACGGCGGTGCGCCGTACTACCGGACCTACGAGACCTCCGACGGCGGTTATATGGCGGTCGGGTCGATCGAGCCGCAGTTCTTCGCGCAACTGCTGACCGGCCTCGGGCTGAACGCCGACGAGATTCCCGGCCAGTTCGAGCTGGCGCGCTACGACGAGATGCGTGAGATCCTCACCGAACGCTTCGCGACCAAGACCCGCGACGAGTGGACCAAGATCTTCGCGGGCACCGACGCGTGCGTCACGCCCGTCCTGACCTGGGGCGAGGCCGCCGAGAACGAACACCTGCGGGCCCGCTCGACCCTGATCGAGGTCGGCGGGGTCGACCAGGCGGCGCCCGCGCCGCGGTTCTCCCGCACCCCGGCCGGCGCGCCGGGCACGCCGCCGCAGGGCACCACTGCAATCGAGGACATCGGCTGGGTCTAG
- a CDS encoding alpha-keto acid decarboxylase family protein encodes MTDHGYTVGDYLLDRLAELGVTEIFGVPGDYQLEFLDHILAHPTLRWVGGANELNAGYAADGYGRLRGMAALVTTFGVGELSAANAVAGSFAEHVPVVHIVGAPSKDSQGARRIVHHTLGDGDFEHFLRISREITCAQANLAPATATREIDRVLSEVREQKRPGYLLIATDVARFPTEPPVAPLPRYTGGTSPRALSLFTEAAAKLIDDHQLTVLADFLVHRMGCVDQLNALLAADTVPHATLMWGKSLVDESSPNYVGIYAGAASENSVREVIEDAPVLVTAGVLFTDMVSGFFSQHIDPARTIDIGVNQSVVAGQVYAPLDMGAALDAVTAILSERGITSPALPALPRPQAAEPPARDAALTQKALWDRLSEALTPGNVVLADQGTSFYGMAGHRLPSGVTFIGQPLWGSIGYTLPAALGAGLADRERRTVLLIGDGAAQLTVQELGAFGREGLAPVVVVVNNDGYTVERAIHGVTADYNDITGWRWTELPTALGVPGALTFQVSTYGELDDALTAAAATRDRMVFIEAVVARMDIPPLLTELAQSASAANAG; translated from the coding sequence ATGACCGATCACGGCTACACCGTCGGTGACTATCTGCTGGACCGCCTCGCCGAACTCGGCGTGACCGAGATCTTCGGCGTACCCGGTGATTATCAGCTGGAATTCCTCGACCACATCCTGGCCCATCCGACCCTGCGCTGGGTGGGCGGCGCCAACGAGCTCAACGCCGGCTACGCCGCCGACGGCTACGGCCGGCTGCGTGGCATGGCCGCGTTGGTGACGACGTTCGGCGTCGGCGAGCTTTCCGCGGCCAACGCCGTGGCAGGCAGCTTCGCCGAGCACGTCCCCGTGGTACACATCGTGGGCGCGCCGTCGAAGGACTCGCAGGGCGCCCGACGCATCGTGCACCACACCCTCGGCGACGGCGACTTCGAGCACTTCCTGCGGATCAGCCGCGAGATCACCTGTGCCCAAGCGAATCTGGCGCCGGCGACGGCCACCCGGGAAATCGACCGGGTGCTTTCGGAGGTGCGCGAGCAGAAGCGGCCCGGCTACCTGCTGATCGCCACCGACGTGGCGCGCTTCCCCACCGAGCCGCCTGTCGCGCCGCTGCCCCGCTACACCGGCGGCACGAGCCCGCGGGCGTTGTCGCTGTTCACCGAAGCAGCCGCGAAGCTCATCGACGACCACCAGCTGACCGTCCTCGCCGATTTCCTGGTGCACCGGATGGGCTGCGTCGACCAGCTCAACGCGCTGCTCGCGGCCGACACCGTGCCACACGCCACGCTCATGTGGGGCAAGAGCCTGGTCGACGAGAGCTCGCCCAACTACGTGGGTATCTATGCCGGTGCGGCCAGCGAGAATTCGGTGCGTGAGGTGATCGAGGACGCGCCCGTGCTGGTGACCGCGGGGGTGCTGTTCACCGACATGGTCAGCGGCTTCTTCAGCCAGCACATCGACCCGGCCCGCACCATCGACATCGGCGTCAACCAGAGTGTGGTCGCCGGGCAGGTGTACGCACCGCTGGACATGGGCGCGGCGTTGGATGCGGTGACGGCGATCCTGTCCGAACGTGGCATCACCTCACCGGCATTGCCAGCATTACCCCGCCCGCAGGCCGCCGAGCCGCCCGCCCGTGATGCCGCTCTGACCCAGAAGGCGTTGTGGGACAGGCTCTCTGAGGCCTTGACGCCCGGCAATGTGGTGCTCGCCGATCAGGGCACGTCGTTCTACGGCATGGCCGGGCACCGGCTGCCGTCCGGTGTCACGTTCATCGGGCAGCCGCTGTGGGGTTCGATCGGCTACACGCTGCCGGCCGCCCTGGGCGCCGGGCTCGCCGACCGCGAACGCCGCACGGTGTTGCTGATCGGCGACGGCGCCGCCCAGCTGACCGTCCAGGAACTCGGCGCGTTCGGCCGTGAAGGGCTGGCCCCGGTCGTGGTGGTGGTCAACAACGACGGCTACACGGTCGAACGGGCGATCCACGGTGTGACCGCCGACTACAACGACATCACCGGGTGGCGCTGGACCGAACTACCCACGGCGTTGGGCGTTCCGGGTGCGCTGACGTTCCAGGTGAGCACGTACGGCGAACTCGACGACGCGCTCACCGCGGCGGCCGCGACCCGCGATCGCATGGTGTTCATCGAGGCCGTGGTGGCCCGCATGGACATCCCGCCGCTGCTGACCGAGCTGGCGCAGTCCGCGTCGGCGGCGAATGCGGGTTGA
- a CDS encoding FAD-dependent oxidoreductase produces MQKLGDHALVLGGSMAGLLAARVLTDFYDTVTVVERDVLPEDPVNRRGVPQGRHVHALLARGALTVREFFPGILDEVVAAGAPVWDDGEMSRFHISYGGHLMRRSGKAAGTAADHREMALYQPSRPLLECHVRRRLQAIGNVTILDGHDVAELTATADRNRVTGARVVGRDGAGERQLAADLVVDARGRGANTPVCLERLGYGRPTEDHVVMRTTYVSQQLRIPPGTLEEMLVIISSVPGRPTGMFLFGYENDVWIFTTYGMVGHEPPRDLPGMLSFVEEFAPPHLLDAVRAGEPLAPVVQHRLPSSQWRRYDKMRRFPAGLLVCGDAMCSFNPIYGQGMSVAAMDAVALRDALTGGTANLSRRYFQAAAKSIGVAWALAAGSDLAFPEVEGHRTPTMRMTNRFVDRVLTACETDAEVHAQFFKVTGLVDGPARLFHPAILYRVARANLRRRQRGSRPRHTELARAPGTS; encoded by the coding sequence ATGCAGAAACTCGGCGATCACGCACTGGTTCTCGGCGGCAGCATGGCGGGCTTGCTGGCGGCCCGCGTCCTTACCGACTTCTATGACACGGTCACGGTCGTCGAGCGGGATGTGCTGCCCGAGGATCCCGTCAATCGCCGCGGCGTGCCCCAGGGGCGGCATGTCCATGCGCTGCTCGCGCGAGGTGCCCTGACGGTGCGGGAGTTCTTTCCGGGGATCCTCGACGAGGTGGTGGCCGCCGGTGCCCCGGTCTGGGACGACGGCGAGATGTCGCGGTTCCACATTTCCTACGGCGGTCACCTCATGCGGCGATCAGGTAAAGCCGCAGGCACTGCTGCCGATCACCGGGAAATGGCGCTGTACCAGCCGAGCAGGCCGCTACTCGAATGCCACGTCCGGCGTCGCCTGCAGGCCATCGGCAACGTCACGATCCTGGACGGCCACGACGTCGCCGAACTGACCGCCACGGCGGACCGCAACCGCGTCACCGGAGCGCGAGTCGTCGGTCGTGACGGTGCGGGCGAGCGGCAGTTGGCGGCCGATCTGGTCGTGGACGCCCGGGGGCGCGGCGCGAATACCCCCGTGTGCCTGGAAAGGCTCGGCTACGGTCGACCGACCGAGGACCACGTGGTCATGCGCACCACGTACGTCAGTCAGCAACTGCGGATCCCTCCAGGCACCCTCGAGGAGATGCTGGTCATCATCAGCTCCGTGCCGGGCCGCCCGACCGGGATGTTTCTGTTCGGCTACGAGAACGACGTGTGGATCTTCACGACCTACGGAATGGTGGGGCACGAACCGCCCCGGGATCTGCCCGGCATGCTGTCCTTCGTCGAGGAATTCGCGCCGCCTCATCTGCTTGACGCCGTGCGGGCCGGCGAACCCCTCGCGCCGGTGGTGCAGCACCGGCTGCCGTCCAGCCAGTGGCGGCGATACGACAAGATGCGACGATTCCCCGCCGGCCTGCTGGTGTGCGGCGACGCGATGTGCAGCTTCAATCCGATCTACGGACAGGGCATGTCGGTGGCCGCGATGGACGCGGTGGCCTTGCGGGACGCATTGACCGGCGGCACCGCCAACCTGTCCCGACGCTACTTCCAGGCCGCGGCCAAATCGATCGGCGTGGCATGGGCCCTGGCCGCGGGCTCCGACCTGGCGTTCCCGGAGGTGGAAGGGCACCGCACGCCGACGATGCGGATGACCAATCGCTTTGTCGACCGGGTGCTGACCGCTTGCGAGACCGATGCGGAGGTGCACGCCCAGTTCTTCAAGGTGACCGGCTTGGTGGACGGGCCGGCCCGGTTGTTCCACCCGGCGATCCTGTACCGGGTTGCTAGGGCCAATCTTCGCCGTCGGCAACGTGGTTCGCGACCGCGGCACACCGAACTCGCAAGAGCACCCGGCACCTCGTGA
- a CDS encoding SRPBCC family protein produces the protein MATSDSREVVIEATPQEILDVVADVEATPTWSPQYQSAEILDTHDDGRPHRVKMRIKAAGLTDEQVVEYTWSENKVSWTLIRAGQLKAQDASYTLTPEGDKTRVRFDITIDLAVPLPGFILKRTMKGGVETATDGLRKQVLKVKKGG, from the coding sequence ATGGCAACCAGCGATTCCCGGGAAGTAGTGATCGAGGCGACGCCGCAGGAGATCCTCGACGTCGTCGCCGACGTCGAGGCGACACCGACCTGGTCCCCGCAGTACCAGAGCGCCGAGATCCTCGACACGCACGACGACGGCAGGCCGCATCGGGTCAAGATGCGGATCAAGGCCGCGGGGCTGACCGACGAGCAGGTGGTCGAGTACACCTGGAGCGAGAACAAGGTGAGCTGGACGCTGATCCGGGCCGGACAGCTCAAGGCGCAGGATGCCAGCTACACCTTGACGCCCGAGGGCGACAAGACGCGGGTGCGGTTCGACATCACGATCGACCTGGCGGTCCCGCTGCCCGGGTTCATTCTCAAGCGCACCATGAAAGGTGGCGTCGAAACCGCGACCGACGGCCTGCGCAAGCAGGTACTCAAGGTCAAGAAGGGCGGCTAG
- a CDS encoding UBP-type zinc finger domain-containing protein has protein sequence MTKVDPAAPPSGTGCVECEADGGWWIHLRRCAACGHIGCCDDSLAKHASAHWRETGHPIIRSFEPGEDWFWDFETNEYYDGPELAPPQNHPTDQPVPGPEGRVPANWVSQLRER, from the coding sequence ATGACCAAAGTCGACCCGGCAGCTCCGCCCAGCGGCACCGGTTGTGTGGAATGCGAAGCTGACGGCGGCTGGTGGATCCACCTGCGGCGCTGCGCGGCGTGCGGGCACATCGGCTGCTGTGACGATTCGCTCGCCAAACATGCTTCGGCGCACTGGCGCGAAACCGGGCATCCCATCATCCGCTCGTTCGAGCCGGGCGAGGACTGGTTCTGGGACTTCGAAACCAACGAGTACTACGACGGTCCCGAACTCGCGCCGCCGCAGAACCATCCGACAGACCAACCGGTACCGGGCCCGGAGGGCCGCGTGCCTGCGAACTGGGTCTCGCAGCTGCGCGAACGCTAG
- a CDS encoding phytoene desaturase family protein — protein sequence MADFDAIVIGAGHNGLTAAALLQRAGLRTVCLEAKRYAGGMASTVELFDGYRFEIAGSLQFPTSAVVSRELGLDALPTIDLEVMSVSLRGVGDAPVVYYADPMKMLTHLAEVHGADAVTGMAGLMAWSQAPIRALGRFDAGRPPRTLDEMYACATTESERSAISDVLFGSVSDVLDRHLPDREKHGALRGMLAFLAVNTTYRGPDTPGSAAALAYGLAVPDENAMLMKKLAGGIGALTEHLAGLLADNGGELRLRSVVERILVDAGHVTGVRLAGGETVTAPVVVSAVAPDLTVTELVDPAALPAEVRDRFGHVDHRGSYLQMHFALDGAPTFGEPYELLNDPEMQAAIGIFSTPEELQQQWQDARRGIVPADPAIAFQIPSAHDRSLAPEGKHAASAFSLWFPVEESASSYGELKTEMGRRVIEKITRLAPDFERRIIRHTTFTPRHMATMFGAPGGDYCHGLVHPEQLGPNRPGPKGYADQPLPVAGLYLGSAGCHGGPGITFIPGYNAAKAVLDG from the coding sequence ATGGCGGACTTCGACGCGATCGTGATCGGCGCGGGCCACAACGGGCTGACCGCGGCCGCCCTGCTGCAACGCGCCGGGTTGCGTACGGTGTGCCTGGAAGCCAAGCGGTACGCCGGCGGGATGGCGTCCACGGTCGAGCTTTTCGACGGCTACCGCTTCGAGATCGCCGGGTCGCTGCAGTTCCCCACCTCGGCCGTGGTCAGCCGCGAACTGGGCCTCGACGCGCTGCCCACCATCGACCTCGAGGTCATGTCGGTATCGCTGCGCGGGGTCGGCGATGCGCCGGTGGTGTACTACGCCGACCCCATGAAGATGCTCACGCATCTCGCCGAGGTGCACGGCGCCGACGCCGTGACCGGTATGGCGGGTTTGATGGCGTGGAGCCAGGCCCCCATCCGGGCGCTGGGCCGGTTCGACGCGGGCCGCCCGCCCCGCACGCTCGATGAGATGTATGCCTGTGCCACCACGGAATCCGAACGATCAGCCATCAGCGATGTGCTGTTCGGCTCGGTCAGCGATGTGCTCGACCGCCACCTGCCCGATCGCGAGAAGCACGGTGCGCTGCGCGGCATGCTGGCCTTCCTCGCGGTCAACACCACCTACCGCGGCCCGGATACGCCCGGTAGCGCGGCCGCCTTGGCTTATGGGCTCGCGGTCCCCGACGAGAACGCCATGCTGATGAAGAAGCTGGCGGGCGGCATCGGCGCGCTCACCGAGCACCTGGCCGGCCTGCTCGCCGACAACGGCGGTGAGCTGCGGCTACGCAGCGTGGTCGAACGGATCCTGGTCGACGCCGGCCATGTCACCGGCGTGCGGCTGGCCGGTGGTGAGACAGTTACCGCGCCCGTGGTCGTCTCGGCCGTCGCGCCTGATCTCACGGTGACCGAACTCGTGGACCCCGCGGCGCTCCCCGCCGAGGTCCGGGACCGGTTCGGCCACGTCGACCACCGCGGCAGCTACCTGCAGATGCACTTCGCGCTCGACGGCGCGCCGACATTCGGCGAGCCTTACGAACTGCTCAACGACCCTGAGATGCAGGCTGCCATCGGCATTTTCAGCACACCAGAAGAACTGCAGCAGCAGTGGCAGGACGCGCGGCGCGGGATCGTGCCCGCCGACCCGGCCATCGCGTTCCAGATTCCCTCGGCGCACGACCGAAGCCTCGCGCCCGAGGGCAAGCACGCGGCCTCGGCGTTCTCCCTGTGGTTCCCGGTCGAGGAGTCCGCGTCGAGCTACGGCGAACTCAAAACCGAGATGGGCCGGCGGGTCATCGAGAAGATCACCAGGCTGGCACCGGATTTCGAACGACGCATCATCCGCCACACCACGTTCACGCCGCGGCACATGGCGACGATGTTCGGCGCGCCCGGCGGCGACTACTGTCACGGCCTCGTCCATCCCGAACAGCTGGGCCCCAACCGTCCCGGCCCCAAAGGCTATGCCGACCAACCGCTTCCGGTTGCCGGTTTGTATCTCGGCAGTGCGGGCTGCCACGGTGGGCCCGGCATCACGTTCATCCCCGGCTACAACGCCGCCAAGGCCGTGCTGGACGGCTAG
- a CDS encoding TetR/AcrR family transcriptional regulator — MARPAQTARSERTREALRQAALVRFLAQGVEDTSAEQIAADAGVSLRTFYRHFTSKHDLLFADYDAGLHWFRAALAERPVGESILDSVSSAILAFPYDVDAVTKIASMRSAELDPGRIVRHIRQVETDFADAVADHLTRRAPAPPVGDERLRIAVTARCVAAAVFGAMEVWMVGNDAGERSLPELARLCRAALDSLRAGLA, encoded by the coding sequence ATGGCTCGGCCTGCACAGACCGCACGCAGCGAACGCACGCGTGAAGCGCTGCGCCAGGCCGCATTGGTGCGCTTTCTCGCGCAGGGGGTCGAGGACACCTCGGCAGAACAGATCGCGGCGGACGCCGGGGTTTCGCTGCGCACGTTCTACCGCCATTTCACGTCGAAACACGACCTGCTGTTCGCCGACTACGACGCGGGCCTGCACTGGTTTCGGGCCGCGCTGGCCGAGCGTCCGGTGGGCGAGTCGATCCTCGATTCGGTGTCGTCGGCGATCCTGGCTTTTCCGTACGACGTCGACGCCGTCACCAAGATCGCGTCGATGCGGTCCGCCGAGCTCGACCCGGGCCGCATCGTGCGCCACATCCGCCAGGTCGAGACCGACTTCGCCGACGCCGTCGCCGACCATCTGACCCGGCGCGCACCAGCGCCGCCCGTCGGTGACGAACGGCTGCGCATCGCCGTCACGGCCCGGTGTGTCGCGGCCGCGGTGTTCGGGGCGATGGAGGTCTGGATGGTCGGCAACGACGCGGGCGAACGGTCGCTGCCGGAACTCGCGCGGTTGTGCCGGGCCGCGCTGGATTCCCTGCGTGCGGGCCTGGCCTGA
- a CDS encoding DUF2834 domain-containing protein: MVSLLVHAILGIAVVALIVRLNPQIFSRPPGPAFSPMEVAFYAVGIASIPLCWYFNAQFVAQYAVAGGNPIWGPGSWAEFIELGYTNPAASSASADYTIANVILLPLFSIVDGLRRGIRHPWLFFVSSLFTSFAFAFAFYFATIERQRRHQQTGVPVG, encoded by the coding sequence ATGGTGTCTCTCCTCGTTCACGCGATCCTGGGTATCGCCGTCGTCGCGCTCATCGTCCGGCTCAATCCGCAGATCTTCTCCCGCCCACCCGGTCCGGCGTTCTCGCCGATGGAGGTGGCGTTCTACGCCGTGGGCATCGCGTCGATCCCGCTGTGCTGGTACTTCAACGCGCAGTTCGTCGCGCAGTACGCGGTCGCGGGCGGCAACCCGATCTGGGGACCGGGCAGCTGGGCCGAGTTCATCGAGCTCGGCTACACCAACCCGGCCGCGAGTTCCGCGAGCGCTGACTACACGATCGCCAACGTCATTCTGCTGCCGCTGTTTTCGATCGTCGACGGGTTGCGCCGCGGTATCCGGCACCCGTGGCTGTTCTTCGTGTCCAGCCTGTTCACAAGCTTCGCGTTCGCGTTCGCGTTCTACTTCGCGACCATCGAACGCCAGCGCAGGCACCAACAGACCGGGGTGCCGGTCGGTTAA
- a CDS encoding SDR family NAD(P)-dependent oxidoreductase, translated as MSKRRTISGRTVVITGAASGIGRALAQRLSAHSCPVAIADVDERGLKETEASLHGPTLTRVLDVRDADAQRDFAGEVHDWAPQPIGAVFNNAGVAVATKVLEAVVEDDNWLWDINFHGVVNGTRAFLPLLVAQDEGAIVNTSSVFGLVGMPNQSAYCSAKFAVRGFTDSLRQELRGTGVTAINVHPGGINTNIVRNARFHQDPEGLGRSKEQMADEFAAITLTQPDKAAEIIHRGVEAGKARILVGPDAYVLDALARIAPSRYYDVIGFAQSRLRSRSRKSPAVTAG; from the coding sequence GTGAGCAAGCGTCGCACCATCAGTGGCCGCACGGTCGTCATCACCGGGGCGGCCTCGGGCATCGGGCGTGCGCTCGCGCAGCGGCTCTCGGCGCACTCGTGCCCGGTGGCCATCGCCGACGTCGACGAGCGCGGCCTCAAGGAGACCGAGGCCAGCTTGCATGGGCCCACACTGACCCGGGTGCTCGACGTACGCGACGCCGACGCACAGCGCGACTTCGCCGGCGAGGTGCACGACTGGGCGCCGCAACCCATCGGCGCGGTGTTCAACAACGCCGGGGTCGCGGTCGCCACGAAAGTCCTCGAGGCAGTCGTCGAAGACGACAACTGGCTGTGGGACATCAACTTTCACGGTGTGGTCAACGGCACGCGGGCGTTTCTTCCGCTGCTCGTCGCGCAGGACGAGGGTGCGATCGTCAACACCTCAAGCGTGTTCGGGCTCGTCGGCATGCCGAACCAGAGCGCGTACTGCTCCGCCAAATTCGCAGTGCGCGGGTTCACCGACTCGCTGCGCCAGGAGCTGCGTGGCACCGGGGTGACGGCGATCAACGTGCACCCCGGCGGCATCAACACCAACATCGTGCGCAATGCGCGGTTCCACCAGGATCCCGAGGGGCTTGGACGCTCGAAGGAGCAGATGGCCGACGAGTTTGCCGCCATCACGCTGACCCAGCCCGACAAGGCGGCCGAGATCATCCACCGCGGGGTCGAGGCCGGCAAGGCGCGCATCCTGGTCGGCCCGGACGCCTACGTGCTCGACGCGCTCGCCCGCATCGCGCCGTCGCGGTACTACGACGTGATCGGGTTCGCGCAGTCCCGGCTGCGGAGCCGATCACGCAAGAGCCCGGCCGTCACGGCGGGTTAA
- a CDS encoding alpha/beta fold hydrolase codes for MTADQRIVDAGRGIRLCYEQFGDPADPPIVLIAGLGQQLHSWPLGFVTALADRGYRVTRFDNRDVGRSSHMTFRAPHPVAILRGGNDSRQYHLGDMARDTVGLLDALGYPDAHLVGVSMGGMIAHTVAAHHPGRVRTLTSIMSNTGAPRIGRPALSTWLRMATRRPPRNREEAVEGAVKMFRHIGSHGFPFDEAWVREKAGTDWDRDQSQAGVARQLAGIFASGDRTAELGQIDVPTLVIHGDRDRMVHPTGGAATARAIPGARLETIVGMGHDLPAGAWTRLLDLIADHTTWAPVTHTDLKEQQ; via the coding sequence ATGACCGCGGATCAGCGCATCGTCGACGCCGGACGCGGAATCCGGTTGTGCTACGAGCAGTTCGGGGATCCGGCTGACCCGCCGATCGTGCTGATCGCGGGGCTGGGCCAGCAGCTGCACTCGTGGCCGCTGGGGTTTGTCACCGCGCTGGCGGATCGCGGGTACCGGGTCACCCGGTTCGACAATCGCGACGTCGGCAGGTCCAGCCACATGACGTTCCGCGCGCCGCATCCGGTGGCGATCCTGCGCGGCGGCAACGATTCCCGGCAGTATCATCTGGGCGACATGGCCCGCGACACCGTGGGCCTGCTCGACGCGCTCGGCTACCCCGATGCCCATTTGGTCGGAGTCTCGATGGGCGGCATGATCGCCCACACCGTCGCCGCGCACCATCCGGGCCGGGTGCGCACGCTCACGTCGATCATGTCCAACACCGGGGCTCCGCGCATCGGCAGGCCCGCACTGTCGACGTGGCTGCGGATGGCCACCCGGCGCCCGCCGCGCAACCGCGAAGAGGCCGTAGAAGGTGCGGTCAAGATGTTCCGGCACATCGGCTCTCACGGGTTCCCGTTCGATGAGGCGTGGGTGCGGGAGAAGGCGGGCACCGACTGGGATCGCGATCAGAGCCAGGCGGGGGTGGCCCGGCAACTGGCAGGGATCTTCGCGTCCGGTGACCGCACCGCCGAACTGGGGCAGATCGACGTGCCGACACTCGTGATCCACGGCGACCGGGACCGCATGGTCCATCCCACCGGCGGCGCCGCCACCGCGCGGGCGATCCCCGGTGCCCGGTTGGAGACCATCGTCGGTATGGGCCATGATCTTCCCGCGGGCGCCTGGACCCGGCTGCTCGACCTCATCGCCGACCACACCACCTGGGCGCCCGTCACCCACACCGACCTCAAGGAGCAGCAGTGA
- a CDS encoding cytochrome P450: MAQATTDPVRLPPGPRVPKVLIGAAFLTARHRALAAVGRRYGGVFTVDLPVFGETVVISDRALVKELFSTGGDLVHRASNLGAVLGPGSSFSLDGDEHRERRKLLVPPFHGKRMVGYEEIVEDEVLREIATWPEGREFPTLEPMMRITLNASLRTVFGAQGTAFDELRKLLPPLVPLASRMAVLPSALRRDLGPWSPWGRVVRGRRRYDEIIAELIAEARSDPAFEERADVLALMLHARYDDGSPIADAHIADELLTLLAAGHETTATTLSWAIERLRRHPRLLARLAAEADAGGSELRQATIWEVQRTRPVVEATLRFTRARIRLGEWVVPDDRTVIVNIAAAHESEQSFTDAARFNPDRFLGTNPDTYTWIPYGGGIRRCIGASFANMEMNVTLRTLLREFEFGTTYSAGERRHSRGIATAPAQGGRAVVYRRRVASVSPARSDAEQVSA, from the coding sequence ATGGCGCAAGCGACGACCGACCCGGTCCGACTGCCGCCCGGACCGCGCGTGCCGAAGGTGCTCATCGGGGCGGCATTCCTCACCGCGCGGCATCGCGCGCTCGCGGCCGTGGGCCGACGCTACGGCGGCGTGTTCACGGTCGATCTGCCGGTGTTCGGCGAGACCGTGGTGATCAGTGATCGCGCCCTGGTCAAGGAGCTGTTCAGCACGGGCGGCGATCTGGTGCACCGGGCCTCCAATCTCGGTGCCGTGCTCGGCCCGGGTTCGTCGTTCAGCCTTGACGGCGACGAGCATCGGGAGCGCCGCAAGCTGCTCGTGCCGCCGTTTCACGGCAAGCGCATGGTCGGCTACGAGGAGATCGTCGAAGACGAGGTGCTGCGCGAGATCGCGACCTGGCCCGAGGGCAGGGAGTTCCCGACGCTCGAACCCATGATGCGCATAACCCTCAACGCGAGCCTGCGGACGGTGTTCGGCGCGCAGGGCACCGCGTTCGACGAGCTGCGCAAGCTGCTGCCGCCGCTCGTGCCGCTAGCTTCGCGCATGGCGGTGTTGCCCTCGGCGCTGCGGCGCGATCTCGGTCCGTGGAGCCCGTGGGGCCGAGTCGTCCGGGGCCGTCGCCGGTACGACGAGATCATCGCGGAGCTGATCGCCGAGGCCAGGTCCGACCCGGCATTCGAAGAGCGCGCCGACGTGCTGGCGCTGATGCTGCATGCTCGGTACGACGACGGCTCCCCGATCGCCGACGCGCACATCGCCGACGAACTGCTCACCTTGTTGGCCGCGGGGCACGAGACGACGGCCACCACATTGTCGTGGGCGATCGAGCGACTGCGCAGACATCCCCGGCTGCTGGCGCGGCTGGCCGCGGAGGCCGACGCCGGCGGCTCGGAGCTGCGGCAGGCCACGATATGGGAGGTGCAGCGCACGCGCCCCGTCGTGGAGGCCACGCTGCGGTTCACCCGGGCTCGAATCAGGCTGGGGGAGTGGGTTGTACCCGATGACCGCACGGTGATCGTCAACATCGCCGCCGCACATGAATCGGAGCAGAGTTTCACCGATGCGGCCCGGTTCAACCCCGACCGGTTCCTCGGCACGAATCCCGACACCTACACCTGGATTCCCTACGGCGGCGGTATCCGGCGTTGTATCGGGGCGTCCTTCGCGAACATGGAGATGAATGTGACCCTGCGTACGCTGTTGCGCGAATTCGAGTTCGGCACCACGTATTCGGCCGGGGAGCGGCGCCACTCCCGCGGCATCGCGACCGCCCCGGCCCAGGGCGGGCGGGCCGTGGTGTACCGCAGGAGGGTCGCGTCGGTGTCGCCCGCCCGGAGCGACGCCGAGCAGGTGTCGGCATGA